A DNA window from Megalobrama amblycephala isolate DHTTF-2021 linkage group LG11, ASM1881202v1, whole genome shotgun sequence contains the following coding sequences:
- the LOC125278577 gene encoding sterile alpha motif domain-containing protein 9-like yields MSPYLRPCQVIFVSLSVSFVLPQQLFVFKYLHSRLIMYTIPSFDPSSEKRDATAIPTNLRDSLSCLDVVWSDMFVTGDSANDSEAAMADFLKGAPAQWLHFNTSEISPFVERDDFGKLIQLIERKKGKSCLITEVSLQYEPGSGGSTLAMQVLWHFRKDLRCARVIDLDAKKLPKQVVDLFLLSNQKTVLLLIDTKENTNNDQPIKNTLWENLIDEIRTREIKTDTPAVIICRTANFPTKDSVEITMKLSPTEKMRFDQKRHELEEKFKEKSQNFHAFNIMQGGFKKEDAEKVITAEMVQHVKNNPKSKSTRLLSFLALINSSVPGSHLSRLSCEEFIAKTGRSSDEENTPLQTTMKPFMDLIVVFSEGKPEKPDYIRMAHPMIADACVKMLTEHNLTRFNIASDFLNSMVKGKERNYMQICKRMLTDRLDTEKYRFSKLILDLLKDRSNALREKQCIDLLELASYLFNKDPFYPQALARLYYIEVKEPDKFYKADHWANIAIDRKRENSHIRDTLGQVHKNHLLNTKPWTDTETVLKIAKSAIKAFEDEAKAAEDESEDNNSFNNRGYFGFLQVCKNIYDLAKKPLEQKICEFISGLKGDVEDRYDFFEWYLAFSRPKINKKDPDYLHNDIVECYKRYFKKQTDEATLNEKKMKSFGGLLHFLQSDASVLKQTFKNPQSDDETQNILYVLANIILMFDEPSERVEELQASLHKLWVSKKQGRSPEFYLLILLLFWFDEAQPRIPNPPDLEDCVNYMAESYEKKYRKYLRGRYLVPLFFLRKESGLVHISKLHQNDDVGSLELLLERDEVSCLQRISGEVKKDLKVFAIRDGKQIQVTPHEPASVCRQGKVSFYLGFNIRGPVAFSIRY; encoded by the exons atgtcacCCTATCTAAGACCATGTCAAGTGATTTTTgtctctctttctgtttcttTTGTTCTCCCTCAGCAATTATTTGTCTTCAAATATCTCCATTCTAGACTGATAATGTACACCATACCTTCATTCGATCCCAGCTCTGAAAAGAGGGATGCAACAGCAATTCCAACTAACCTCAGAGATTCACTATCATGTCTCGACGTTGTATGGTCTGATATGTTTGTGACTGGAGACTCGGCGAATGACTCTGAAGCAGCTATGGCTGATTTTCTGAAAGGAGCCCCAGCACAGTGGCTGCATTTTAACACGTCAGAGATCTCACCATTTGTAGAAAGGGATGACTTTGGAAAATTAATTCAGttaattgagagaaaaaaagggaaaagcTGTCTGATCACTGAGGTTTCTTTACAATACGAGCCTGGCAGTGGAGGGTCAACCCTCGCCATGCAGGTGCTTTGGCATTTTCGCAAAGACCTCAGATGTGCCAGAGTTATCGATTTAGATGCTAAAAAGCTGCCGAAACAAGTGGTGGACCTTTTTCTGCTGTCTAATCAGAAAACTGTGCTGCTGTTAATAGACACAAAGGAAAACACAAACAACGATCAGCCAATCAAGAATACTCTCTGGGAAAACCTGATTGACGAAATACGGACGAGGGAGATCAAAACAGACACTCCAGCTGTGATCATTTGCAGAACTGCAAACTTTCCAACAAAAGATAGTGTGGAAATTACAATGAAGCTCTCTCCAACTGAGAAAATGAGGTTTGATCAAAAAAGGCATGAGCTGGAAGAGAAATTCAAGGAAAAGTCACAGAACTTTCATGCCTTTAACATAATGCAGGGAGGTTTCAAGAAAGAGGATGCTGAGAAAGTGATCACAGCAGAAATGGTACAACACGTTAAAAATAATCCAAAGTCCAAAAGCACAAGACTTCTGAGTTTTTTGGCTTTGATCAATTCATCCGTCCCAGGCTCACACTTGTCAAGGCTTTCATGCGAGGAATTCATTGCAAAAACAGGCCGGTCCTCCGATGAGGAAAACACCCCACTGCAAACGACAATGAAACCTTTCATGGATCTTATAGTCGTATTCTCAGAGGGAAAACCTGAAAAACCCGACTACATACGCATGGCGCATCCAATGATTGCTGATGCATGTGTAAAAATGCTCACTGAGCACAATCTGACAAGATTTAACATCGCTTCTGACTTCTTGAACAGCATGGTAAAAGGAAAGGAGAGGAATTACATGCAAATTTGCAAGAGAATGTTAACAGATAGGCTCGACACGGAAAAATACAGGTTTTCGAAACTGATTCTTGACCTCTTGAAGGACAGAAGCAATGCATTGAGAGAGAAGCAATGCATTGATTTGTTGGAGCTGGCTTCATATTTGTTCAACAAAGACCCTTTTTATCCTCAAGCACTTGCACGTTTGTATTACATTGAGGTAAAAGAGCCAGACAAATTTTATAAGGCCGACCACTGGGCAAATATAGCCATtgacagaaagagagaaaattCTCATATTAGGGATACACTGGGGCAAGTTCACAAAAACCACCTGCTGAACACGAAACCATGGACAGACACAGAAACAGTTTTGAAAATTGCGAAGTCTGCCATTAAAGCATTTGAAGATGAAGCAAAAGCAGCTGAAGACGAGTCAGAAGACAACAACAGTTTCAATAACAGGGGCTACTTTGGATTTCTCCAGGTTTGCAAGAACATTTATGATTTGGCAAAAAAACCTCTTGAACAAAAAATCTGTGAATTCATCAGTGGTCTCAAAGGTGATGTTGAGGATAGATATGATTTCTTTGAATGGTACCTGGCATTCTCAAGACCAAAGATCAATAAAAAGGATCCCGACTACCTTCATAATGACATTGTAGAGTGCTACAAGCGATATTTTAAGAAGCAGACTGACGAAGCCACcctgaatgagaaaaaaatgaagTCTTTCGGAGGACTACTTCATTTCCTACAATCTGATGCAAGTGTgcttaaacaaacatttaaaaatccacAATCCGATGATGAAACTCAAAACATTCTCTACGTTCTTGCCAACATCATCCTGATGTTTGACGAGCCGTCTGAAAGAGTAGAAGAGCTCCAGGCCAGTTTACACAAACTTTGGGTGAGCAAAAAACAAGGCAGAAGCCCAGAGTTTTACCTCTTGATCCTTCTGCTCTTTTGGTTTGATGAAGCGCAGCCGAGAATCCCAAACCCTCCAGACCTTGAAGACTGTGTCAACTATATGGCTGAGTCATATGAGAAGAAGTATCGGAAATACCTTCGCGGTCGCTACCTGGTGCCTCTCTTCTTCTTAAGGAAAGAGAGTGGTTTGGTTCACATCTCAAAACTACATCAAAATGATGATGTAGGATCCTTGGAGCTCCTATTGGAAAGAGATGAAGTCAGCTGTCTCCAGCGTATCAGCGGGGAGGTCAAGAAGGATCTTAAAGTGTTTGCTATAAGAGATGGGAAACAGATTCAAGTCACCCCTCACGAACCGGCCAGTGTGTGCAGACAAGGCAAGGTGTCTTTCTACCTTGGCTTCAATATCAGAGGACCTGTTGCCTTTAGCATCAGATACT AG